A window of Selenomonas ruminantium subsp. lactilytica TAM6421 contains these coding sequences:
- a CDS encoding glucose PTS transporter subunit IIA — MKEIRLDSPLNGELVELSQVNDPAFASGAMGFGAAVKNPEGKVYAPVDGEITVLFETKHAIGIHGVNGEDLLIHVGLDTVKLNGEHFTAHVEQGAQVKKGQLLLEFDAEAIKAAGYDVTTPFVVTNSSEFEKITIALGDKEIVCAQAEEKAAAVTSDDEYADLPKEARVAKLIEKYVGGMDNVRNAEHCATRLRLIINDKSKIDEKAIENIDGVKGQFFAAAQYQIILGTGFVDKVFAEFVKGTNFSGVSNKEEAYAQMTPLQKISRTLGDVFVPIIPVLVATGLFMGLRGAAQSLGVQFSPNVLLLSQILTDTAFIFLPALVCWSTMKRFGGTPVIGLVLGLMLVGPQLPNAWAVAGGDVKPIPMEVFGMTIGIVGYQGSVLPALVLGIFAAKLQKALKSIVPDIIDLIVTPFVTLFISMILGILIIGPIMHSLETTIFGAVSAFLQMPMGIGGFIVGGLQQVIVVFGVHHVFNALEVQLLATTGVDPFNAIITGAIVAQGGAAVAVAMKTEDKKKRALYISSAVPAFLGITEPAIFGINLRFMKPFLYALVGGACAGGVASFLHLAGTGMGITVLPGTLLYLDHLLEYIIVNLIGFGVAFALTFTLFKPEE; from the coding sequence ATGAAGGAAATTCGTTTGGACAGCCCGCTTAACGGCGAATTGGTGGAACTGTCCCAGGTAAACGATCCGGCTTTTGCCAGCGGGGCCATGGGCTTTGGTGCGGCAGTGAAGAACCCGGAAGGCAAGGTATATGCACCCGTTGATGGTGAGATTACGGTACTTTTTGAGACGAAACATGCCATCGGCATCCATGGTGTGAACGGTGAGGATCTGCTGATCCATGTTGGTCTCGATACGGTAAAACTCAACGGTGAGCATTTCACGGCTCATGTGGAGCAGGGCGCACAGGTCAAGAAAGGCCAGCTTCTGCTCGAATTTGATGCCGAAGCAATCAAGGCTGCCGGCTATGATGTTACGACGCCTTTCGTTGTAACCAATTCCAGCGAATTCGAGAAGATTACCATCGCTCTGGGCGATAAGGAAATCGTCTGCGCTCAGGCTGAGGAAAAAGCCGCTGCAGTGACGTCTGATGATGAATACGCTGACCTGCCGAAGGAAGCCCGCGTAGCCAAGCTCATCGAGAAATATGTGGGCGGCATGGACAACGTACGCAATGCCGAGCACTGCGCTACGCGCCTGCGCCTGATCATCAACGACAAATCCAAGATCGATGAAAAGGCCATCGAAAATATCGACGGTGTCAAGGGCCAGTTCTTTGCAGCTGCCCAGTATCAGATCATTCTGGGCACGGGCTTTGTGGACAAGGTCTTCGCTGAGTTCGTCAAAGGCACGAATTTCTCCGGTGTCAGCAACAAGGAAGAAGCTTATGCGCAGATGACGCCGCTGCAGAAGATTTCCCGTACGCTGGGTGACGTATTCGTTCCCATCATCCCCGTACTCGTAGCAACAGGTCTTTTCATGGGCCTGCGCGGTGCTGCTCAGAGCCTGGGTGTTCAGTTCAGCCCCAACGTGCTGCTGCTGAGCCAGATCCTCACGGATACGGCCTTCATCTTCCTGCCGGCCCTCGTTTGCTGGTCCACCATGAAGCGCTTTGGCGGCACGCCGGTTATCGGTCTTGTTCTCGGCCTCATGCTCGTAGGCCCGCAGCTGCCTAACGCTTGGGCAGTAGCCGGCGGCGATGTGAAACCCATTCCGATGGAAGTCTTTGGTATGACCATTGGTATCGTTGGTTATCAGGGTTCCGTTCTGCCTGCATTGGTTCTCGGTATCTTTGCTGCTAAGCTCCAGAAGGCACTTAAATCAATTGTTCCTGATATTATCGATCTGATTGTTACGCCGTTCGTTACGCTCTTTATTTCCATGATTCTCGGTATTTTGATCATCGGGCCCATCATGCACTCTCTGGAAACTACCATTTTCGGCGCTGTTTCTGCCTTCCTGCAGATGCCCATGGGCATTGGCGGCTTCATCGTAGGCGGCCTGCAGCAGGTTATCGTAGTATTCGGTGTCCATCATGTCTTCAATGCTCTCGAAGTGCAGCTGCTGGCTACTACGGGTGTTGACCCCTTCAATGCCATCATCACGGGCGCTATCGTGGCCCAGGGTGGTGCAGCTGTGGCTGTTGCCATGAAGACTGAGGACAAGAAGAAACGTGCTCTCTACATTTCCTCCGCAGTGCCTGCATTCCTGGGCATCACGGAACCGGCCATCTTCGGTATCAACCTGCGCTTCATGAAGCCGTTCCTCTATGCACTGGTGGGCGGTGCCTGCGCCGGTGGCGTGGCTAGCTTCCTGCATCTGGCAGGTACGGGCATGGGGATCACGGTTCTGCCGGGTACGCTCCTCTACCTTGACCATCTGCTGGAATACATAATCGTAAACCTTATCGGTTTTGGTGTAGCGTTTGCTTTGACCTTCACGCTCTTCAAACCGGAAGAATAA
- a CDS encoding glycoside hydrolase family 32 protein produces the protein MEKFNKQEIDAKLKENFPLEHRWHNRFHLEMPFGLINDPNGLAYYDGKYHIFYQWNPLGCEHKNKCWAHTATRDFVHYSTPELALWPNDVHDKDGCYSGCGTVEDGRLRVLYTCNRKEDGVRIPAQRFGSLKGDKVEKEEIIVPDHPEGITGHFRDPYIFTRRGKRYFVIGAQREADETGTVLIYEETAEGWKNLGEIKNRLGDFGYMWECPNLVQFGSYDVLIFCPQGLDAREFDRQNIYQAGYIAGHLSLDSMDMMQHTKFQELDRGFDFYAPQVLTHEGRQILIGWMGMPDKDNEYPTAEQGWQYSLTMPRELRLRQGHIYSRPAREMKDLRIAETAVELEAEHVCEISRPLFDTAEILLDMDLGESKEIVTTLAYGTEKLRFIYDRKEQTMSIDRNEMKNGGRGVRRFKLFADENLSLQIFVDKTAVEVFFQHGEEAASILVFPEKNIRPELTVAADGELKSLNGKIWQLDSFKFNK, from the coding sequence ATGGAAAAATTCAATAAACAGGAAATAGATGCGAAATTAAAGGAAAATTTCCCTTTGGAACACCGCTGGCATAACCGCTTCCATCTGGAAATGCCCTTTGGCCTGATCAATGATCCAAACGGGCTGGCTTATTATGATGGGAAATATCATATCTTCTATCAGTGGAATCCGCTGGGGTGTGAGCATAAGAACAAATGCTGGGCCCATACGGCTACGCGGGATTTCGTCCATTACAGCACGCCGGAACTGGCTTTGTGGCCCAATGATGTACACGATAAAGACGGCTGCTACTCCGGCTGCGGCACGGTGGAAGACGGACGCCTCAGAGTGCTCTACACCTGCAACCGCAAGGAAGATGGCGTGCGCATTCCGGCTCAGCGTTTTGGCAGCCTGAAGGGCGATAAGGTGGAGAAGGAGGAAATCATCGTTCCCGACCATCCGGAAGGCATCACAGGCCATTTCCGCGATCCTTATATCTTTACCCGCCGGGGCAAGCGCTACTTTGTGATCGGAGCCCAGCGGGAAGCCGATGAAACAGGCACGGTGCTGATTTACGAAGAAACGGCAGAGGGCTGGAAGAACTTGGGCGAGATCAAGAACCGTCTGGGGGATTTCGGTTATATGTGGGAATGTCCCAACCTCGTGCAGTTCGGCAGCTATGATGTGCTGATCTTCTGCCCCCAGGGCCTTGACGCGCGGGAGTTTGACCGTCAGAACATCTATCAGGCAGGTTATATTGCCGGCCATCTTTCCCTGGACAGCATGGACATGATGCAGCATACGAAATTCCAGGAACTGGATCGCGGCTTTGATTTTTATGCCCCGCAGGTGCTCACCCATGAGGGGCGCCAGATCCTGATCGGCTGGATGGGGATGCCGGATAAGGATAACGAGTATCCTACGGCAGAACAGGGCTGGCAGTACAGCCTGACCATGCCCCGGGAACTGCGGCTGCGTCAGGGCCATATCTATTCCCGCCCGGCCCGGGAAATGAAGGATCTGCGCATTGCCGAAACGGCAGTGGAGCTGGAGGCAGAACATGTCTGTGAGATCAGCCGTCCGCTCTTTGACACGGCGGAAATCCTGCTGGATATGGATCTCGGTGAAAGCAAGGAAATCGTGACCACCCTGGCTTACGGCACGGAGAAATTGCGCTTTATCTATGACCGCAAGGAACAGACCATGTCCATTGACCGCAATGAAATGAAAAACGGCGGCCGGGGCGTGCGCCGCTTCAAGCTCTTTGCCGATGAAAACCTGTCCCTGCAGATCTTTGTGGACAAGACGGCGGTGGAAGTATTCTTCCAACATGGTGAAGAAGCCGCCAGCATCCTGGTATTCCCGGAGAAGAATATCCGTCCGGAACTGACGGTGGCTGCCGATGGGGAACTCAAATCCCTGAATGGCAAGATCTGGCAGCTGGACAGCTTTAAATTCAACAAATAA
- a CDS encoding TerC family protein, whose amino-acid sequence MENIFAGMFSPEWFAALSGILLLDILLSGDNAILIALACKNLPEHNKKKAIFIGGFGAVFIRIVCTLFATSVLAAPYIEFIGGAALLYIAVKLVTDHKDNTEEGEAPASFGAAVRTILIADFIMSIDNILSLAGVANTVPEGKWSLIIVGLLISIPIVLCGAQIFLKLMQKVPALIYAGAAILGWTAAELMTADKGLGMYLIDYALGLKILFVALVLGIGYYLNQKYKKENKLGVTEHE is encoded by the coding sequence ATGGAAAATATCTTTGCAGGGATGTTTAGTCCCGAATGGTTTGCAGCATTGTCGGGGATATTGTTGTTGGATATCCTGCTTTCCGGGGATAATGCGATCCTGATCGCTCTGGCCTGCAAGAATCTGCCGGAGCATAATAAGAAGAAGGCAATTTTTATCGGTGGTTTTGGCGCCGTATTCATCCGTATCGTATGTACCCTGTTTGCCACCAGTGTGCTGGCTGCACCTTATATCGAGTTTATCGGCGGGGCGGCTCTTCTGTATATCGCCGTGAAACTGGTGACGGATCACAAGGACAATACGGAGGAAGGCGAGGCACCGGCCAGCTTTGGCGCTGCGGTGCGTACGATTCTGATTGCTGACTTCATCATGAGCATCGACAATATCCTGTCTTTGGCCGGAGTGGCCAATACTGTGCCGGAGGGCAAATGGAGTCTGATCATCGTCGGCCTGCTGATCTCCATCCCCATTGTTTTATGCGGGGCCCAGATCTTCCTCAAGCTGATGCAGAAAGTACCTGCCCTGATCTATGCAGGCGCGGCAATCCTGGGCTGGACGGCGGCAGAACTGATGACGGCGGATAAAGGCTTAGGCATGTATCTCATCGACTATGCGCTGGGGCTGAAAATCCTCTTTGTGGCTTTAGTCCTAGGTATCGGTTATTATCTGAATCAGAAGTATAAGAAGGAAAATAAGTTAGGAGTGACGGAACATGAATAA
- the htpX gene encoding zinc metalloprotease HtpX yields the protein MNNLKTLMLMVLLGAMMIFIGGMVGGKSGMMIMLMISLGMNMFSYWFSDSMVLKMYNAREVSRADAPQLYGLVENLAANAQLPMPRVYIINEDTPNAFATGRNPSHAAVAVTTGIMQALDYNELSGVLGHELAHVKNRDILTGTIAAMMATVISYAAQFVAFFGGRSDDDEGGNPIAALLMVILAPIAASLIQMAISRSREYEADHDGAVICGNANYLADALEKIEYYALHGRQMSDATPATAHMFIINPFSGAMSSMKKLFSTHPETRERIARLRAQANGR from the coding sequence ATGAATAACCTCAAAACCCTGATGTTGATGGTGCTGCTTGGTGCTATGATGATTTTCATCGGCGGTATGGTGGGTGGCAAAAGTGGTATGATGATTATGCTGATGATTTCCTTGGGAATGAATATGTTTTCCTATTGGTTCAGCGACAGCATGGTCCTCAAGATGTATAATGCCCGGGAAGTGAGCCGGGCAGATGCACCGCAGCTCTATGGTCTGGTGGAGAATCTTGCCGCCAATGCCCAGCTGCCCATGCCCCGGGTGTATATCATCAATGAAGACACGCCTAATGCCTTTGCTACGGGGCGCAATCCTTCCCATGCGGCGGTAGCCGTGACCACGGGCATCATGCAGGCTTTGGATTACAATGAACTCTCCGGTGTATTAGGCCATGAGCTGGCCCATGTCAAGAACCGGGATATCCTGACGGGGACGATTGCGGCTATGATGGCCACGGTCATATCCTATGCTGCCCAGTTCGTTGCTTTCTTTGGCGGGCGCAGTGACGATGATGAGGGTGGTAATCCCATTGCGGCTTTGCTGATGGTCATTCTGGCACCGATTGCCGCCAGCCTTATCCAAATGGCTATTTCCCGTTCTCGGGAATATGAGGCTGACCATGACGGTGCTGTGATTTGCGGCAATGCCAATTATCTGGCCGATGCCCTGGAAAAAATCGAGTATTATGCCCTGCATGGCCGCCAGATGAGCGATGCCACACCGGCTACAGCCCATATGTTCATCATCAACCCCTTCTCCGGGGCCATGTCTTCCATGAAGAAACTATTCAGCACCCATCCGGAAACCCGCGAGCGCATTGCGCGCCTGCGTGCCCAGGCTAACGGACGCTGA
- a CDS encoding AAA family ATPase → MENKIYALMGAQASGKATMAAELKKMGIHFIPVYTTQDFSEHKTNRCQVHREDFYKTVSREEFSQLDLVVEFTHKGESYGYRKDDILNSLRDHTISMMILEITGLKPMNKLIKKKLATIFLMVDYVTLVDRLLRQGYNNDEIKYHLQYAENNKEFDLWKICTHIIRNTCDKETALIQILSIMGLTMPLPQAQFIEMTK, encoded by the coding sequence ATGGAAAACAAGATCTACGCACTGATGGGTGCGCAAGCTTCCGGCAAAGCCACCATGGCCGCCGAACTGAAAAAAATGGGGATACACTTTATTCCGGTCTACACTACACAGGATTTCAGCGAACATAAAACCAACCGATGCCAGGTACACCGGGAAGATTTCTATAAAACCGTCAGCCGGGAGGAATTTTCCCAGCTGGATCTGGTTGTGGAATTCACCCATAAAGGTGAATCCTACGGCTATCGGAAAGATGATATTCTAAATTCCCTGCGGGATCATACCATCAGCATGATGATCCTCGAAATCACTGGGCTCAAGCCTATGAACAAGCTGATCAAGAAAAAACTGGCCACAATCTTCCTGATGGTGGATTATGTCACTTTGGTAGACCGCCTGTTGCGGCAGGGGTATAACAACGACGAAATAAAATATCACCTGCAGTATGCAGAGAACAACAAGGAATTCGATCTTTGGAAGATATGTACCCATATCATCCGCAACACCTGCGACAAGGAAACGGCACTGATCCAGATCCTGTCGATCATGGGATTGACCATGCCGCTGCCGCAGGCACAATTCATCGAAATGACAAAATAA
- a CDS encoding pyridoxal-phosphate dependent enzyme encodes MYFYCEKCKKPYPLNTHSYMCECGGMFRLHKDPMDEVHGEITLGEVETPLLPLKVGKLDVLLKLENLQPTGSFKDRGAHALINEIHYLGIKKIALDSAGNAGASIAAYAAAAGIECTVYVPDDISPEMNKQIEAYGAKIVKVPNGRMNACAAVKKNLGDAYYASHVYNPLFFEGMRSMAKEMYKQLGNKIPEYVIMPVGNGTMLIGLYLGFMELGRLPHFVAVQSSKCAPLYEAFKVVEEQPKKTTIAHAIRIERPKRITTMLEILKQTGGDVVTVEDAEILKAKKYLGSKGVYVELTSAAAVAGAEKFFAEGKPDNYKVVIPMTGSGLKR; translated from the coding sequence ATGTATTTTTATTGTGAGAAATGTAAGAAGCCATATCCGTTGAACACGCATTCCTATATGTGTGAGTGCGGGGGAATGTTCCGCCTGCATAAGGATCCGATGGATGAGGTACATGGCGAAATCACTTTGGGGGAAGTGGAAACGCCGCTTTTGCCGCTGAAGGTGGGGAAACTTGACGTGCTGCTGAAGCTGGAAAACCTGCAGCCCACGGGTTCCTTCAAGGATCGTGGTGCTCATGCGTTGATCAATGAGATCCATTATCTGGGCATCAAGAAGATTGCTCTGGACTCGGCAGGCAATGCCGGCGCTTCCATTGCTGCTTATGCAGCGGCGGCGGGGATTGAGTGCACGGTCTATGTGCCGGACGATATCTCCCCGGAAATGAACAAGCAGATCGAGGCCTATGGGGCAAAGATCGTCAAGGTGCCTAATGGCCGCATGAATGCCTGCGCTGCCGTTAAGAAGAACCTGGGGGATGCCTATTATGCTTCCCATGTCTATAATCCCTTGTTCTTCGAGGGTATGCGGTCTATGGCCAAGGAAATGTATAAGCAGCTGGGCAATAAGATTCCGGAATATGTCATCATGCCCGTGGGCAATGGCACCATGCTGATCGGCCTTTACCTGGGCTTTATGGAACTGGGGCGTCTGCCACATTTCGTGGCGGTGCAGAGTTCTAAGTGTGCACCGCTCTATGAAGCCTTCAAGGTGGTGGAGGAACAGCCGAAAAAGACCACCATTGCCCATGCCATCCGCATTGAAAGACCGAAGCGCATCACCACCATGCTGGAAATCCTCAAGCAGACCGGTGGCGATGTGGTGACCGTGGAGGATGCGGAAATCCTCAAGGCCAAGAAATATTTAGGCTCCAAGGGCGTCTATGTGGAGTTGACCTCGGCAGCAGCAGTAGCCGGTGCCGAGAAGTTCTTTGCGGAAGGCAAGCCGGATAACTACAAGGTAGTTATTCCCATGACGGGCAGCGGCCTGAAACGTTGA
- a CDS encoding guanosine polyphosphate pyrophosphohydrolase, protein MLHGIIDIGSNTIRMAVYLIEGGHFEQLMKRKNTVGLASYVEDGVMQPEGIDKAVEILQEYKKLLHCFKITQVAAFTTAALRNAKNSREAVGEIERRTGINIRVISGDEEATLDFIGATHSLNNDSGLLIDIGGGSTEIVTYRDRQIQHKTSLPIGSLGFAKKYVSSILPTMSECMEMYGEAEATVGAAADFCNVCEAEIVGIGGTFKGACALNNELFNLPAANRRLETRNIRTLISTFVTDLGLTQEMTVALMRSVPERIQTIIPGLVIANVLARRFQSHWITYSDSGVREGYIYDQIIGK, encoded by the coding sequence ATGCTGCACGGGATAATCGACATTGGTTCCAATACCATCCGCATGGCCGTTTATCTGATAGAAGGCGGTCATTTCGAACAGCTGATGAAGCGGAAGAATACCGTCGGTCTGGCTTCCTATGTGGAAGATGGCGTCATGCAGCCGGAGGGTATTGATAAGGCTGTGGAGATCCTGCAGGAGTATAAGAAACTCCTGCATTGTTTCAAGATCACACAGGTGGCAGCTTTCACCACGGCCGCCCTGCGCAATGCCAAAAACAGCCGGGAGGCCGTGGGCGAGATTGAACGGCGCACAGGCATAAATATCCGGGTGATCAGCGGCGATGAAGAGGCTACTTTGGACTTTATCGGGGCTACCCATAGCCTGAATAATGACTCAGGACTGCTCATTGATATTGGTGGCGGCAGTACGGAGATTGTCACCTATCGGGACAGGCAGATCCAGCATAAGACCAGCCTGCCCATCGGCTCCCTGGGCTTTGCCAAGAAATACGTCAGTTCCATCCTGCCCACCATGAGTGAGTGTATGGAGATGTATGGGGAAGCGGAGGCTACGGTGGGGGCTGCCGCAGATTTCTGCAATGTCTGCGAGGCGGAAATCGTAGGCATTGGGGGAACCTTCAAGGGGGCCTGTGCCCTCAACAATGAGCTGTTCAATCTGCCAGCGGCCAACAGACGGCTGGAAACGCGGAATATCCGCACCCTTATCAGCACATTTGTGACGGATCTGGGGCTGACACAGGAAATGACTGTGGCCCTGATGCGGTCGGTGCCGGAGCGTATTCAGACCATCATTCCCGGGCTGGTCATCGCCAATGTGCTGGCCCGGCGGTTCCAGAGCCACTGGATTACCTACAGTGATTCAGGGGTGCGGGAAGGTTATATTTACGATCAGATCATTGGCAAATAA
- a CDS encoding GGDEF domain-containing protein: protein MNKKSIHKKLLILLIIMGMLPLLSILVYGGLRLTTHMERHAQETGWMNNNLVSEHLSNLLQNNFYALQTLAGAPVIQNYLKNPTPEGETLIRQLFRNNDELFHDKNLTALTKTNGQQVIRSDNTPLINAAQRHHFQEAMAGHNFVSDVIVSMSTGKMIVVLTVPVFDSNHQVIGVLQRNYSLDSFETYLQTQSDNNINCMVMDRENKIIAHSSDNVKAGDDADEYKHIIRLLDSDHGSILTELHDKEYIVTYAHHPITNWVIVTTQPCSVIYQSINNEVAKAGIIGLLLLILLSIVANFVAARLTTPIRKICQVITDIAKGKDSQTQLNFLSEDEIGEMSIAINEIRAMRHNLKQTAETDVLTGLCSRTAVEADCRKRLQEYEESFAPGMLAIFLIDLDNFQKASKDEGHQYGNRILQKFAQGLKEIFRAYDCIGHLDGDEFVVIIDHQNDLSIIKRKADEINQMTKKLALDGDNLEMTASIGIAVAPQNGKTYNHLLHAADLALFAAKEKGRDCYIIAGEAEGEFDNLPK from the coding sequence ATGAATAAAAAAAGTATTCATAAAAAATTACTTATACTTCTGATCATTATGGGCATGCTGCCTCTGCTGTCAATTCTCGTCTACGGAGGCCTGCGTCTCACCACCCATATGGAAAGACACGCACAGGAAACTGGCTGGATGAACAACAACCTGGTCAGCGAACACCTGAGCAACCTGCTGCAGAATAATTTTTACGCGCTGCAGACATTGGCCGGTGCCCCGGTTATCCAAAACTACCTGAAAAATCCCACACCAGAAGGAGAAACACTGATCCGGCAGCTCTTCCGCAATAATGATGAACTCTTTCACGACAAAAACCTCACGGCCCTCACAAAAACCAATGGCCAGCAGGTGATCCGCAGTGATAACACTCCCCTTATCAATGCCGCCCAACGCCATCATTTTCAGGAAGCCATGGCAGGACATAATTTTGTCTCCGACGTGATTGTCAGCATGTCCACAGGCAAGATGATCGTCGTGCTGACCGTGCCGGTCTTTGATAGCAACCATCAGGTCATTGGTGTTCTGCAGCGCAACTACAGCCTGGACAGTTTTGAGACTTATCTCCAGACGCAGAGCGATAACAATATAAATTGTATGGTTATGGACAGGGAAAACAAGATCATTGCCCATTCCTCCGATAATGTCAAAGCCGGTGACGATGCCGACGAATACAAGCATATCATTCGCCTTTTGGACAGTGACCATGGCAGCATCCTCACGGAGCTGCATGACAAGGAATATATCGTAACTTACGCACATCATCCCATAACGAATTGGGTAATCGTCACGACCCAGCCTTGCAGTGTTATCTACCAGAGCATCAACAATGAAGTTGCCAAGGCCGGTATCATCGGCTTATTGCTGCTGATCCTCCTCAGTATCGTGGCCAATTTTGTCGCCGCCCGCCTGACCACTCCCATCCGCAAAATCTGCCAGGTTATCACGGATATTGCCAAGGGAAAAGACAGCCAGACACAGCTTAATTTCCTATCTGAAGACGAAATTGGCGAAATGTCCATAGCCATCAATGAAATCCGCGCCATGCGCCATAACCTGAAACAAACGGCGGAAACAGATGTACTGACTGGATTATGCAGCCGGACAGCAGTGGAAGCAGATTGCCGCAAACGCCTGCAGGAATACGAAGAATCCTTTGCCCCCGGCATGCTTGCCATCTTCCTCATCGATCTGGATAACTTCCAAAAAGCCAGCAAGGACGAAGGCCATCAGTACGGCAACCGCATTCTGCAGAAATTCGCACAGGGATTAAAAGAAATCTTCCGTGCCTATGACTGCATCGGCCATTTGGATGGGGATGAATTCGTCGTCATCATTGACCATCAGAATGACCTGAGCATCATCAAACGCAAGGCCGATGAAATCAATCAAATGACCAAGAAACTTGCTCTGGACGGCGATAATCTGGAAATGACCGCCAGCATCGGCATTGCTGTAGCCCCGCAGAATGGCAAGACCTACAATCATCTGCTGCATGCCGCCGACCTGGCCCTGTTCGCCGCCAAGGAAAAAGGCCGCGACTGCTATATCATCGCCGGCGAAGCAGAAGGCGAATTCGATAATCTGCCCAAATGA
- the cpaB gene encoding Flp pilus assembly protein CpaB, whose translation MFSKFMDVLNDLQPKQLLMLAGGTAVVIFIAVYFALTGMARNNNEIAAKVNPVNQPATIQVVMAREDIPSHTVIQDDMLELRDVPVDAIPKGAMMNTSEVVGQPAASNIYAGDVITLSKLMVDKQKTGFVGEIPENCRAVSVGISEITGVAGFAKPGDYVDVILVEKGTNGATSHFLLKNVLLLGINQNASQDKDSGKTDKDNNAKKSKPAIATLALEPDDMLQLISAAAVGEIYLALRPFHAQDTGNFLNAYTTNRSERSSATAASPAPARSESPRVVYQAAPAAPAAAPSAPAVTTAPSSGGYEVIQGDKVVAN comes from the coding sequence ATGTTTTCCAAGTTTATGGATGTGCTTAATGATTTGCAGCCCAAACAGCTGCTTATGCTGGCGGGAGGAACTGCAGTAGTTATATTTATTGCTGTTTATTTTGCGCTGACCGGCATGGCGCGTAACAACAATGAAATCGCTGCCAAAGTTAATCCTGTAAATCAGCCGGCCACCATTCAGGTGGTGATGGCCCGGGAGGATATACCATCCCATACGGTTATCCAGGACGATATGCTGGAGCTGCGGGATGTGCCTGTAGATGCTATTCCCAAGGGGGCAATGATGAACACCAGCGAGGTGGTGGGGCAGCCGGCGGCATCCAATATCTATGCGGGAGATGTCATCACCCTGTCCAAGCTTATGGTGGACAAGCAAAAGACCGGTTTTGTGGGGGAAATCCCGGAGAACTGCCGGGCTGTGTCCGTGGGCATCTCTGAGATTACCGGGGTGGCCGGTTTTGCCAAACCAGGGGATTACGTGGATGTAATTCTGGTGGAGAAAGGCACAAACGGAGCTACCAGCCATTTTCTGCTGAAGAATGTCCTGTTGCTGGGAATCAACCAGAATGCGTCCCAGGACAAGGATAGCGGTAAGACCGATAAAGATAATAATGCCAAGAAAAGCAAACCGGCTATTGCTACTTTGGCCTTGGAACCTGATGATATGCTGCAGCTTATCTCGGCAGCAGCCGTGGGAGAAATCTATCTGGCCTTGCGTCCCTTCCACGCTCAGGATACAGGGAATTTCCTGAATGCCTATACGACAAACCGGTCGGAACGGAGCAGTGCGACAGCAGCAAGTCCTGCACCGGCCAGGTCAGAGTCCCCGCGGGTGGTTTACCAGGCGGCGCCCGCTGCTCCGGCAGCAGCGCCCAGCGCGCCGGCCGTTACGACGGCGCCGTCTTCCGGGGGATATGAAGTCATTCAGGGTGATAAAGTAGTTGCGAATTGA